A portion of the Moraxella ovis genome contains these proteins:
- the betT gene encoding choline BCCT transporter BetT has protein sequence MEDTKPKDGRLNRTVFICSAVIIVFFSLYTMLFNDSASAILDSVLAWVSTTFGWYYFFAASVYILFVLFIACSRYGNIKLGPKHSQPKYSLLTWSSMLFAAGIGIDIMFFSVAEPIMQYMNPPVGDGQTTQAAREALMWTIFHYGLTGWCMYALVGIALGYFAYRYNLPLTIRSALYPMIGKKIDGPAGHAVDVAAILGTIFGIATTCGIGVVQLNYGLHVIFDLPENLLWQIGLIALAVAITIVSATTGASKGIKILSELNIYFALGLILFVLFLGNTEFLLNAIVMNVGDYLSRFPTLTLDTFAYNQTPEQKQWIQDWTLFFWAWWIAWSPFVGLFLAQISKGRTIREFVIGTLSIPFVFTLAWLSVMGNSALNEVLGGNLAFAEKIIARPEIGFYELLSTYPWFSVTAIIAFVSGLLFYVTSADSGAIVLSNFSFKSQKNTDTPPIWIRLFWAVAIGMLTAAMLMTDGITALQKATIVMGLPFSFVMFFVMVGLFKSLRLEDFREEITKINAVPVAGGVDVSDWQTRLHRITAYPDTPETKAMMTNVCLPALTDVADALRQKGLSVRVESVALDDEPSLVQHMLTVDYKDEYNFVYGIVPVKYPVPERPTVDDGQEFYYRLETYLFEGLQGNDLSGFNSEQVINDVLDKYERHRAFLHLNRETPGSRPVFPK, from the coding sequence ATGGAAGATACCAAACCCAAAGACGGTCGCCTAAACCGAACGGTGTTTATCTGTTCGGCGGTGATTATCGTCTTTTTTAGCTTATATACCATGCTGTTTAATGACAGTGCGTCCGCCATTTTGGACAGTGTGCTGGCGTGGGTAAGTACCACTTTTGGTTGGTATTACTTTTTTGCCGCATCGGTGTATATCTTGTTTGTGCTGTTTATCGCCTGCTCTCGCTATGGCAACATCAAGCTAGGTCCCAAGCACTCCCAACCCAAGTACAGTCTTTTGACGTGGTCGTCCATGCTGTTTGCCGCAGGGATTGGCATTGACATCATGTTTTTTTCGGTGGCAGAGCCTATCATGCAGTACATGAATCCGCCTGTTGGGGACGGTCAGACCACACAGGCGGCTCGTGAAGCCTTGATGTGGACAATTTTTCACTACGGACTGACAGGTTGGTGTATGTATGCGTTGGTGGGCATTGCCCTTGGCTATTTTGCCTACCGCTACAATCTACCCCTAACCATTCGCTCGGCATTGTACCCCATGATTGGCAAAAAGATTGATGGACCTGCCGGTCATGCTGTGGACGTGGCGGCGATTTTGGGGACGATTTTTGGTATTGCCACCACTTGCGGTATCGGGGTTGTGCAATTAAACTACGGTCTGCACGTTATTTTTGATTTGCCTGAAAACTTACTTTGGCAAATTGGGCTTATCGCCCTAGCGGTCGCCATTACCATTGTGTCGGCAACCACAGGGGCATCCAAGGGCATCAAAATCCTATCGGAGCTTAACATTTATTTTGCCTTGGGACTTATCTTATTTGTGCTGTTTTTGGGCAATACCGAATTTTTGCTAAACGCCATTGTCATGAACGTGGGCGACTATCTTAGCCGTTTTCCAACTTTGACACTAGACACCTTTGCCTACAACCAAACGCCCGAACAAAAACAATGGATTCAAGACTGGACGCTGTTCTTTTGGGCGTGGTGGATTGCGTGGTCGCCTTTTGTGGGGCTGTTTTTGGCTCAAATCTCAAAGGGTCGTACCATTCGTGAATTTGTCATCGGCACCTTGTCCATTCCCTTTGTGTTTACGCTTGCTTGGCTGTCAGTCATGGGCAACAGTGCCTTAAATGAAGTCTTAGGAGGCAATCTTGCCTTTGCCGAAAAAATCATCGCACGCCCTGAGATTGGTTTTTATGAGCTGTTATCCACTTATCCGTGGTTCTCGGTAACGGCAATCATCGCCTTTGTCTCAGGACTTTTGTTTTATGTAACATCGGCAGATTCTGGGGCGATCGTGCTTAGTAATTTTAGCTTCAAAAGCCAAAAAAACACCGACACGCCCCCCATTTGGATACGCCTGTTTTGGGCGGTGGCAATCGGCATGCTGACGGCCGCCATGCTGATGACGGACGGCATCACCGCCCTACAAAAGGCGACTATTGTCATGGGCTTGCCATTTAGCTTTGTCATGTTTTTTGTCATGGTGGGGCTGTTTAAGTCGTTACGCCTTGAAGATTTTAGAGAAGAGATTACCAAAATCAATGCCGTGCCTGTGGCAGGGGGCGTGGACGTGAGCGACTGGCAAACTCGTCTGCACCGCATTACCGCCTATCCTGACACCCCAGAGACAAAAGCGATGATGACAAATGTCTGTCTGCCTGCCCTAACTGACGTGGCGGACGCTCTACGCCAAAAGGGACTGTCGGTGCGTGTGGAATCGGTCGCCTTAGACGATGAGCCAAGCCTTGTGCAACATATGCTGACGGTGGATTATAAGGACGAGTATAACTTCGTGTATGGCATCGTCCCCGTTAAATACCCTGTGCCAGAGCGTCCAACGGTTGATGATGGGCAAGAGTTTTATTATCGCTTGGAGACGTATTTGTTTGAAGGTTTGCAAGGCAATGATTTGTCAGGCTTTAACAGCGAGCAAGTCATCAATGATGTGCTTGACAAATACGAGCGTCATCGGGCGTTTCTGCACTTAAATCGTGAAACCCCCGGCAGCCGCCCTGTGTTTCCTAAGTGA
- a CDS encoding helix-turn-helix domain-containing protein — MAYYQSNHSYKCTAKHFNLPTDSMIKQWVKLYQTHGIDGIQRRSTKAVYDATFKLNAIKQLQHGKSLTHRAIELNLPQPALLSNWLKSYQSFV, encoded by the coding sequence ATGGCTTACTATCAAAGCAATCACAGCTACAAATGCACAGCAAAACACTTTAATCTACCCACAGACAGTATGATCAAGCAGTGGGTCAAACTCTATCAAACACATGGCATTGATGGTATTCAAAGACGAAGTACCAAAGCCGTCTATGACGCCACCTTTAAACTTAACGCAATCAAACAACTTCAACATGGCAAATCCTTAACCCATCGTGCCATAGAGCTTAATCTACCACAACCTGCTTTACTGTCAAACTGGTTAAAGTCTTATCAAAGCTTTGTATAA
- the fumC gene encoding class II fumarate hydratase gives MTDFRIEKDTMGEVQVSADAYFGAQTQRSRDNFKIGGETLPRPLIVAMATVKKAAAITNAELGRIENSQKDLIVQATDEVIAGGLADQFPLVVWQTGSGTQSNMNMNEVIANRANEIAGNPKGTYKPVHPNDHVNHAQSTNDSFPTAIRVAVAVEINRSLIPAVKALRDTLAKKSADFAGIVKIGRTHLQDATPLTLGQEFGGYVAQLDLALVRIDNALQGLYQLPLGGTAVGTGLNSHPDYAVKSAQKISELTGLPFVTAPNKFEALASRDAEVFASGALKTLAGSLNKIANDVRWLSSGPRCGLGEITIPENEPGSSIMPGKVNPTQSEAMTMVVAQVMGNDVTINMAGASGNFELNVFMPVIGYNLLQSIRLLADACNSFNDNCAVGIEPNREKIDYFLHNSLMLVTALNRHVGYENAAKIAKTAYKENKTLKQVAVELGLLTEQEFDEWVRPEDMVAPK, from the coding sequence ATGACCGACTTCCGTATTGAAAAAGACACCATGGGCGAAGTGCAAGTCTCTGCTGATGCCTATTTTGGGGCTCAAACCCAGCGTAGCCGTGATAATTTTAAAATCGGGGGTGAGACCCTGCCACGCCCACTCATTGTCGCTATGGCAACCGTCAAAAAAGCTGCTGCCATTACCAATGCCGAGCTTGGACGTATTGAAAATAGCCAAAAAGACTTAATTGTACAAGCCACCGATGAAGTGATTGCAGGCGGGCTTGCTGACCAGTTTCCGCTTGTCGTGTGGCAAACGGGCTCTGGCACGCAGTCCAACATGAACATGAATGAAGTCATCGCCAACCGAGCCAATGAAATCGCAGGCAATCCAAAAGGCACTTATAAACCCGTCCACCCCAACGACCATGTAAACCACGCCCAATCCACCAACGACAGCTTCCCCACCGCCATTCGTGTGGCAGTAGCGGTAGAAATTAACCGCTCGCTTATCCCTGCCGTCAAGGCGTTGCGTGATACGCTTGCCAAAAAGTCTGCCGACTTTGCAGGCATCGTCAAAATCGGACGCACTCATTTGCAAGATGCCACACCGCTCACGCTTGGGCAAGAATTTGGCGGTTATGTGGCACAGCTTGACTTGGCACTGGTAAGAATTGACAACGCTTTGCAAGGCTTGTATCAGTTGCCACTTGGTGGTACTGCTGTGGGTACAGGGCTAAATAGCCACCCCGACTATGCCGTCAAATCCGCTCAAAAAATCAGTGAGCTGACAGGTTTGCCTTTTGTAACTGCTCCTAATAAATTTGAAGCGTTGGCAAGCCGTGATGCCGAAGTGTTCGCCTCTGGGGCATTAAAAACCCTAGCAGGTAGCCTAAACAAAATCGCCAATGACGTCCGCTGGCTATCTAGTGGTCCTCGTTGTGGTCTGGGCGAGATTACCATTCCCGAGAACGAACCAGGGTCATCTATCATGCCAGGTAAGGTTAACCCCACGCAGTCAGAAGCCATGACCATGGTGGTCGCTCAGGTCATGGGCAACGATGTAACGATAAACATGGCAGGGGCGAGCGGTAATTTTGAGTTGAACGTCTTTATGCCTGTCATTGGTTATAATCTACTACAATCCATTCGCCTGCTTGCAGATGCTTGTAATAGCTTTAATGACAACTGTGCGGTGGGTATTGAACCAAATCGTGAAAAGATTGATTATTTTTTACACAACTCACTCATGCTAGTAACTGCCCTGAACCGTCATGTGGGCTATGAAAATGCCGCCAAAATTGCCAAAACCGCTTATAAAGAAAACAAAACCCTAAAACAAGTGGCGGTGGAGCTTGGATTGCTAACCGAGCAAGAATTTGATGAATGGGTACGACCTGAAGACATGGTTGCACCAAAGTAA
- a CDS encoding 5-formyltetrahydrofolate cyclo-ligase has translation MDNALLRKQIRRQRRDLTAKQRQFAALSASLYLSKLLPYLPKNAKIGLYLDDFGELPTAPILAFCQKHGFTSFLPITIKNKPLRFAPVFLPLAKTPLKRHKLGMKEPFARCGISADNMDMIICPLVAVDRQGNRLGMGGGFYDRTFARFHGLKVGWCYHFQVFENLMINEWDEGVDMVITDKGILRF, from the coding sequence ATGGATAACGCCTTATTAAGAAAACAAATTCGCCGACAAAGACGAGATCTCACCGCCAAGCAACGCCAGTTTGCCGCCCTATCAGCAAGTTTATATTTGTCCAAGCTATTGCCTTATTTGCCCAAGAATGCCAAGATTGGGCTGTATTTGGACGATTTTGGCGAATTGCCCACCGCACCGATTTTGGCATTTTGTCAAAAGCATGGTTTTACCTCGTTTTTACCGATTACCATTAAGAATAAGCCTTTACGCTTTGCCCCTGTGTTTTTGCCATTAGCCAAAACACCCCTAAAGCGCCACAAACTTGGCATGAAAGAACCCTTTGCCAGATGTGGCATAAGTGCAGATAACATGGACATGATTATTTGCCCGCTTGTGGCGGTGGATAGGCAGGGTAATCGGCTTGGCATGGGGGGCGGATTTTATGACCGCACCTTTGCCCGCTTTCATGGCTTAAAAGTGGGTTGGTGCTATCATTTTCAAGTTTTTGAAAATTTAATGATTAATGAGTGGGATGAGGGCGTGGATATGGTGATAACCGATAAAGGCATTCTGCGATTTTGA
- the pdxA gene encoding 4-hydroxythreonine-4-phosphate dehydrogenase PdxA — protein MNVQASHTKPLLITTGEPAGIGMDIVIDVLCHHGDVPPKPIFITADIHAWQERITMLQEVGEISHAPRFGVIELDDIIHGGDLLGLAQASSTKQDVFIINISCKYKVNAGELCTHNAPMVEKQLRIAHLLANDGVIGAIVTAPIQKSVLIDADVRLDNGEMFSGHTEYFMHKAGCEKVVMMLANAKMRVALVTTHIPLRDVANAVTRDEVRQTVVITEQAMRTQFGIKHPKILVCGLNPHAGEGGYLGDEEMTTINPVLQEFIDDGVDISLAMPADTLFTDKYLQSADVIIAMYHDQGLAPLKSHGFGDTVNITLGLPYVRTSVDHGTALDLAGTGKASASSLIQAILIACQMCS, from the coding sequence ATGAATGTCCAAGCCTCCCACACAAAGCCGCTACTTATTACCACTGGCGAGCCAGCCGGCATTGGCATGGATATCGTGATCGACGTGCTTTGTCATCATGGTGATGTGCCACCAAAGCCAATTTTTATCACGGCTGACATACACGCATGGCAAGAGCGTATCACAATGCTCCAAGAAGTGGGTGAGATTAGCCATGCGCCAAGATTTGGGGTGATTGAGCTTGATGACATTATACATGGTGGCGATTTGCTGGGTTTGGCTCAGGCGTCATCGACAAAGCAAGATGTATTTATTATTAATATATCATGCAAATACAAAGTAAATGCGGGCGAATTATGCACTCATAACGCCCCAATGGTGGAGAAGCAGTTGAGGATTGCTCATCTTTTGGCAAATGATGGCGTCATCGGGGCGATCGTTACCGCCCCGATCCAAAAATCAGTCCTCATCGATGCCGATGTACGCCTAGATAACGGCGAGATGTTCAGCGGTCATACCGAGTACTTTATGCATAAGGCAGGGTGTGAGAAGGTAGTGATGATGCTTGCCAATGCCAAAATGCGTGTGGCGCTTGTTACCACACATATTCCCCTGAGGGATGTGGCGAATGCCGTCACACGCGATGAAGTTCGTCAGACCGTCGTGATTACAGAGCAAGCCATGCGCACGCAATTTGGCATTAAGCACCCTAAGATCTTAGTGTGCGGACTCAATCCACACGCGGGGGAGGGCGGCTATCTGGGCGATGAAGAGATGACGACCATCAACCCTGTACTACAAGAATTCATTGATGATGGGGTGGACATTAGTCTTGCCATGCCTGCTGATACATTATTTACTGATAAATATCTGCAATCAGCCGATGTCATCATCGCCATGTATCACGATCAAGGACTTGCTCCCTTAAAGTCGCACGGTTTTGGCGACACGGTTAATATTACGCTGGGCTTGCCTTATGTGCGTACGTCCGTTGACCACGGCACGGCGCTGGATCTAGCTGGCACAGGCAAGGCGAGCGCAAGCAGTCTCATTCAGGCCATTCTCATTGCCTGTCAAATGTGCAGCTAA
- the dnaB gene encoding replicative DNA helicase, producing the protein MTDLQDTAKAVNSAFENAINAFKNNKDKSAPATSSAGDDLLSLQPPHNIEIERALLASLMSIDESFEKVDSIIRDEDFYGERHKHIFRAITHLSRVNQPYDSLMVHDYLSAQNLLNAAGGEEYLMQINQSPATLFNLVPYAERVREFSVYRQLIKAANNMLNLAYHPKKQTVSEILDTVEADIFRINENYTSGVGKQGAQNIVDILQNVVVQLDELKKRDGSMIGLATPFEELNNKTQGLQKGDMVVVAARPSMGKTTFAMNLAESVLMQGLPVVVFSMEMPAESIVTRMLSSLGQINQTNLRSGNMSEQEWAQFSTAVTMLQDKHLYVDARNNLPPTEVRSTCRRIAKNHEGGLGMVIIDYLQLMKVPGMENNRVGEIGEISRSLKALAREMNCPVVALSQLNRSLENRPNKRPVMSDLRESGAIEQDADLIMFIYRDEVYNKDKADNKGFAEIIIGKQRNGPIGTVPLRFEGQFTRFANFIAGGYMPEDYEDDE; encoded by the coding sequence ATGACTGATTTACAAGACACCGCCAAAGCCGTGAATTCCGCCTTTGAGAATGCGATCAACGCCTTCAAGAATAACAAAGATAAATCAGCGCCTGCCACATCAAGCGCTGGCGATGATCTGTTGAGCCTACAGCCACCGCACAACATTGAGATTGAGCGAGCTTTGCTTGCGTCATTGATGAGCATTGATGAGTCTTTTGAGAAAGTGGACAGCATCATCAGGGATGAGGATTTTTATGGGGAGCGTCATAAGCACATTTTTCGTGCCATCACACACTTATCTAGAGTGAATCAGCCTTATGACAGTCTGATGGTGCATGACTATCTAAGCGCACAGAACCTGCTGAACGCTGCTGGCGGTGAAGAGTACCTGATGCAGATCAACCAAAGTCCTGCGACGCTGTTCAACCTTGTGCCTTATGCTGAGCGCGTGCGTGAGTTTTCGGTGTACCGCCAGCTGATCAAGGCGGCGAATAACATGCTAAATCTCGCCTACCATCCCAAAAAACAAACCGTCAGCGAGATTCTAGACACGGTTGAGGCGGATATTTTTCGCATTAATGAGAATTACACAAGCGGCGTGGGCAAACAAGGCGCGCAGAACATCGTTGACATTCTACAAAATGTCGTCGTACAGCTCGATGAACTCAAAAAACGTGACGGCTCGATGATCGGTCTTGCCACGCCATTTGAAGAACTTAACAACAAAACTCAAGGTCTACAAAAAGGTGACATGGTCGTCGTGGCGGCTCGTCCATCGATGGGTAAGACAACTTTTGCGATGAATTTGGCAGAATCGGTACTCATGCAGGGCTTGCCTGTGGTGGTGTTTTCTATGGAGATGCCTGCCGAATCTATTGTCACGCGTATGCTGTCGTCACTTGGGCAGATCAATCAGACCAATCTGCGCTCGGGCAACATGAGCGAGCAAGAGTGGGCTCAGTTCTCAACCGCCGTCACCATGCTCCAAGACAAGCATCTATACGTCGATGCCCGTAACAACCTACCCCCCACCGAGGTGCGCTCTACTTGTCGACGCATCGCCAAGAACCATGAAGGCGGGCTTGGCATGGTCATTATCGACTACCTGCAGCTCATGAAAGTCCCCGGCATGGAGAACAACCGCGTGGGTGAGATCGGTGAGATCAGCCGAAGCCTAAAAGCCCTAGCTCGCGAGATGAACTGCCCTGTCGTCGCCCTATCTCAGCTTAACCGAAGCCTAGAGAACCGACCGAATAAACGTCCTGTCATGTCGGATCTGCGTGAATCAGGTGCGATCGAACAGGATGCCGACCTCATCATGTTCATCTATCGCGATGAAGTCTATAACAAAGACAAGGCGGATAATAAAGGCTTTGCTGAGATCATCATCGGTAAACAGCGTAACGGACCGATTGGCACTGTTCCCTTACGATTCGAAGGTCAGTTCACTCGATTTGCCAATTTCATCGCAGGCGGTTACATGCCTGAAGATTACGAAGACGATGAATAA
- the alr gene encoding alanine racemase — translation MRNTALTIDQSALAHNLSTIKDTLNPKAPAKVMAMVKANAYGHGVSYALAGLKQADAFGVACMSEALEVKKTCQTIGINKPIVLIEGAFGTDEWLTAINQGFGAVIHNEYQLNDALEHTPDPDSFTNTIWLKYNTGMNRLGFNRQNTIAAAKLLHDKGYKLILTSHFACADEDDSPITARQISRFNDLLDELRDTVSPDIIGSLCNSAGIFKHADQHHDWVRAGIALYGSSPFSHIDARTLNLKPAMIFSTHIMAVQHVETDESVSYGALWHAPKPSRIGIVSCGYGDGYPRVVHQAFVGVMVNDIIIRAPIVGRVAMDIMMVDLTDTNADVGAKIILWGQDGAPSIDEIATCAGTIGYELMCRTTARPIRQVLTELLVNNPLSE, via the coding sequence ATGCGAAACACCGCACTGACCATCGATCAAAGCGCGCTGGCTCATAACTTATCCACCATCAAAGACACACTAAATCCCAAAGCACCCGCCAAAGTCATGGCGATGGTCAAGGCGAATGCGTATGGACATGGCGTGTCATATGCACTGGCAGGCCTAAAACAGGCCGACGCGTTTGGCGTGGCATGCATGAGTGAGGCATTAGAAGTCAAAAAAACCTGCCAGACTATCGGCATCAATAAACCCATCGTACTCATCGAAGGGGCGTTTGGCACCGATGAATGGCTGACTGCCATCAATCAAGGGTTTGGCGCGGTAATTCATAACGAATATCAGCTCAACGATGCCTTAGAACACACCCCTGATCCTGACAGCTTCACCAACACCATCTGGCTAAAATACAACACCGGCATGAACCGCCTTGGCTTTAATAGACAGAACACCATCGCTGCCGCCAAGCTACTACACGACAAAGGTTATAAGCTTATTCTAACCAGTCATTTTGCCTGCGCAGACGAAGATGATAGCCCCATCACAGCGCGGCAGATCAGTCGTTTTAATGATCTATTGGATGAACTGCGTGATACGGTAAGCCCTGACATTATAGGGTCATTATGTAATTCAGCAGGTATATTTAAGCATGCAGATCAGCATCATGATTGGGTGCGTGCAGGTATTGCCTTATATGGCTCAAGCCCATTTTCTCACATCGATGCACGCACGCTTAATCTTAAGCCTGCAATGATATTTAGCACGCACATCATGGCAGTTCAGCACGTCGAGACAGACGAATCGGTCAGCTACGGCGCTCTATGGCACGCGCCAAAGCCTAGCCGGATCGGCATCGTAAGCTGTGGCTATGGCGACGGCTATCCGCGCGTGGTTCATCAGGCATTTGTTGGCGTTATGGTTAATGACATCATCATCCGCGCACCCATCGTTGGGCGAGTCGCCATGGACATCATGATGGTAGATCTGACCGACACGAATGCTGACGTCGGGGCAAAAATCATCCTATGGGGTCAAGATGGCGCACCGTCTATTGATGAGATTGCCACCTGCGCAGGGACGATTGGTTATGAGCTCATGTGCCGCACCACCGCCCGCCCGATTCGTCAAGTGCTTACCGAGCTCTTGGTGAATAATCCTTTATCAGAATAA